The following proteins are encoded in a genomic region of Acropora muricata isolate sample 2 unplaced genomic scaffold, ASM3666990v1 scaffold_735, whole genome shotgun sequence:
- the LOC136907116 gene encoding tachykinin-like peptides receptor 99D produces MANHSQQQNITSSFPLFSSSECIDWLTVFGMQFVAIVMLNVLTILIYLKERNLRKRSMYIVINQVVAVMLVAGCVIIGFYDLGNKCKFWTSINFSNLPSALVTRVWFLFIPLASVTNLAAISLERMHATVRPLKHRLVKKNTFGAAVAAVWISTGLCSAIFVLVVFYPFTIKLSRSLLAFYLTFFLFCLLIMIVSYSSIAIKTVCGNQPHYHGATGRERKLTKTLFIVTVVSLLLTQPFIMLWILDLVSSHTFTAISLQTWSQLYYSFCSLFCANSLFNPVCYAFRIPELRRPLFLFLRWRFQPQPP; encoded by the coding sequence atggctaatcactctcagcaacaaaacataACTTCATCTTTCCCGTTATTCTCTTCATCTGAGTGCATTGACTGGCTAACAGTGTTTGGTATGCAGTTTGTCGCTATAGTGATGTTGAATGTCCTAACAATCCTTatttacctgaaagagcgcaATCTTCGAAAGCGCAGCATGTACATAGTGATCAACCAAGTAGTTGCTGTTATGCTTGTTGCAGGCTGTGTGATCATTGGGTTTTACGATTTGGGAAACAAGTGCAAATTTTGGACGTCGATCAACTTTTCTAACCTCCCATCTGCCCTAGTTACCAGAGTTTGGTTTCTCTTCATTCCATTAGCATCAgtaacaaaccttgctgctatttctTTAGAGCGGATGCACGCAACGGTACGTCCACTCAAGCATCGCCTTGTCAAAAAGAACACATTTGGCGCAGCTGTTGCAGCCGTTTGGATTTCAACCGGGCTCTGCTCAGCAATCTTTGTCTTGGTTGTCTTCTACCCGTTCACCATCAAACTAAGTCGTAGCCTTCTTGCCTTCTACttgacgtttttcttgttttgccttttaattatGATTGTGTCTTACTCGTCTATAGCTATAAAAACTGTTTGCGGAAATCAGCCTCATTACCACGGTGCAACCggtagagaaagaaaactgaccaagacactgttcattgtgacagttgtatctctATTGCTCACGCAGCCATTCATTATGCTCTGGATTCTCGATTTAGTGTCCTCACACACTTTCACAGCCATTTCACTTCAAACATGGTCTCAGttatattattctttttgttctttattttgtGCCAACTCTCTTTTTAATCCAGTTTGCTAtgcatttagaattccagagttaAGGAGacctctgtttttgtttttacgcTGGAGATTCCAGCCGCAGCCTCCTTAG